GCCCATGAACAGGATCAGCCCGCCTAAAACCAGCTTTTGATCCCGCATGAGAGGGCTGTTTTTGCTTTTGCTGATGAGAATGGCCATGGCAAGGCAGCAAAAGCCCAGAGAGAAGGCGTCAATTATTGCTATCATCGCGATCCTGCGCCTCCCTCATAATATTTAAAAAAACTCCGCAACCAGAATGTCAGGAGTACGGCGCTGACCAGATAAAGGAGGTGCTCCGTCAAATTCAAAATGTCAGGCAGCAGGTATCCTTCGCAGATTGTGGCTGCCGTCGCTGCAAAGAATGCAACAAAACTTAATAATAAAGATGTGTTATACGGAATTTTTTGGAGCCGCTCATAGTTGGTCAAAAGCCTGACAAGGATCGCCAAGCATAAAATCAGCATGATGAATTCGTTTTCTTCAATCATGTTCCCAACCCGCCGCCCGTTAAAACCGCATTGCATTCATCACGCAATTATGGTTTTTTACATGAACGTGTAGACCACATATGGATTTCTGTTGACATACCGGCTATAGTTCTCTTTTAGATGAACGTGACGAATATCCCGATTCGGGACGACCCTCAAAATATGCAAAACCCGGACCAAAAAATATGCCTGCACCTGTGCAGTTCCTGAAAAGATCGCCTGAAAGCGTTACGCTCTTAATGCGCCTGGGACGGACCCTGGTTTTCGCCTTGATTTTCATCTGTTTTTGCGGATGCATAAAGGCAGGGCCGGATTATCAATCAGGGTCGGGCGCTGCTGTTGCGCCCGGCTTATATGTCAACCAGGAGCCATTACGTCCTGAAAAATCGGAAAAAACGCCTTATACCGATTCCTGGTGGACCGGTCTCAACAACCCCGAGTTGAACGCTCTGGTGGAGGAGGCCCTGGCGAACAATCCGGACATCCGGGCTGCGGCAGCCAGGGTTTTGGAGTATCGGGCCGTTTTGGCCCAGGCCCGGGCCGGGCTTTTTCCTTCGGTAAGTCTGTCCGGCGAGGGCTCCTGGTCGGAGGCGACTTCAACCTCATCCACGCCGGTGCTCACGTCCCAGGGCATTTCCTATGTAAGGCGCGAGAGGGACGTGCACTCCACCAGCCTGGATCTGACGGCGGCGGCCAGCTATGAGTTGGACCTGTGGGGGCGGATAGCCCGCTCCAATGAGGCGGCCCGGGCCGATCTTCTGGCTGTGGAGGAAAACGCCCGGACCGTGGCTCAGACCATAGCTGCGGAAACGGTGAGCGCTTATTTGGAAATAGAAAATCTGCGCCGCCGCATCGCCATAACCCAGGAGAGCATCGAGGATTTCAAACGCAACCTTTCCTTTATCCAAAGAAGGTATGAAGGGGGCATCGCCTCGGTCTTGGACCTGAGGCAGGCCCGCCGGCTGTTGGCCCAGGCGGAATCGCTGCTGCCTCCCTTGCGGAGGGACATGAAGGCCAAGGCCGCGGCGTTGGCCGTCTTGGCGGGTAAATACCCGAACCTGGAGTTCACCCGGAAAATCCCGAAAGACTATTACAAGGCCCTTCCTCCGGTTCCGCCGGGCCTTCCTTCGGATCTGCTTTTGCGCAGGCCGGACGTGCGTCAGGCCGAGGCCGGGCTTCAGGCTGCCAGCGCCCGCATTGGAGTTGCGCGGGCGGCCAGATTTCCAAGCATCAGCCTGACGGGCGCCTTGGGAACTTCCAGCCCGGATCTGGAGGACTTGTTCAGTCCGGAAAACCGGTTTTGGAATTTGGCCGCCGGCTTGCTGGCGCCCATTTACGACGCCGGAGAGCTGAAAGCCGCCGAAGAGGCGGCGCGTGCCCGATTCGCCCGGGAGGAGGCCGCCTACGCCAAAACCGTGCTGAGCGCATTCGCCGAAGTGGAAAGCGCCTTGGCCGCTCAGAAGGAGCAGCGGGAATATCGCGAACTCTTATTAAAGCTGGTGGAAGAATCCGCCGCAACCAGGGAAACGGCGCAAAGCCGGTACGAGCAGGGATTGTCCACCTATCTGGACGTGTTGGACGCCCAGCAAGCCCTGTATTCGGCCCAGCAAACCCTGGTGAACTCCGAACTCGCCATTTATCTTAATCGTGTAACCCTATACCGGGCCTTGGGCGGAGGTTGGCCCGCGTCCGAAAAAAAGCCAAAGGGAAGCGAGTCTAAACAGGAATGAGTACATCCCCAAAGAGAAATTATCTAAGAGCGGCGGTGCAAGTGCTTCTGGCCGGTCTTTTATTGGCCGGAGGCTGGTACGGCTATCATTGGATAGTCAACAGCAAGCCCGAGCAAAAAAGGATCAAGCCCGCCCAGCCAATACCCATGGTGCGGGTTATCAGGGCCGAGAAGGAAGACGCCGTCATCCACGTGCAGGGGCAGGGCACGGTCAAACCCTGGCGGGAAATTCAACTGGTTCCCCAAGTGGGAGGCAAGGTGCTGTGGATTTCCCCCTCCCTGGTGGACGGCGGGGCTTTTCAAAAGGGCCGGATCCTTGTCCGGCTGGATCAGGAGGATTATCGCCTGGCCGTCACCATGGCGGAAGCTCAGATAAAAAATTCGGAAAGCGCCCTGCAGCTCTTGGAGCAGGAATCCCTGGTGGCCCGGAGGGAATGGGAGCTGCTTCACGCCAATGACGGGGACAAGGGCGCCTCGCCCCCGCCCCTGGTGGTCAAGGAGCCCCAGTTGGCTGCAGCCCGGGCCCGCCTGGAGGCGGACAAGGCGGATCTGAAAAAGGCCCAGCTTCAATTGCAAAGAACCGAAATCTCCGTGCCTTTTGACGGCAGGGTCAGCCAGAAGTCCGTGGACGCAGGCCAATACGTCTCCCCCGGCCAAGTGCTGGCTGTGCTGCATTCCATCGAAGCGGTGCAGATTTCCGTGCCTCTGGCGGATGAGGAGCTGCGCTGGTTTAACGTCCCCGGCTTCACCCAAAAAGGCGGCGAGGGCTCCTTGGCCAAGGTTGAAGCCCGCGTGGCAGGCCGCGACATGGTCTGGCAGGGGCGGGTGGCCCGGTCGGAAGGCGAGATGGACGAAACCACCCGCACCGTGCGGGTGGTTGTGCGGGTTGACGATCCCTACGCCACGACCCCGCCATTGGTTCCCGGTCTGTTCGTGCATGTGGCCATCCAGGGCAATATCTTGCCTGACGCCTTCAACATTCCCCGGTCGGCCCTGCGTGAGGGCGATACGGTCTGGATTGCAACCCCGGAAG
The Desulfatibacillum aliphaticivorans DSM 15576 DNA segment above includes these coding regions:
- a CDS encoding efflux transporter outer membrane subunit; protein product: MPAPVQFLKRSPESVTLLMRLGRTLVFALIFICFCGCIKAGPDYQSGSGAAVAPGLYVNQEPLRPEKSEKTPYTDSWWTGLNNPELNALVEEALANNPDIRAAAARVLEYRAVLAQARAGLFPSVSLSGEGSWSEATSTSSTPVLTSQGISYVRRERDVHSTSLDLTAAASYELDLWGRIARSNEAARADLLAVEENARTVAQTIAAETVSAYLEIENLRRRIAITQESIEDFKRNLSFIQRRYEGGIASVLDLRQARRLLAQAESLLPPLRRDMKAKAAALAVLAGKYPNLEFTRKIPKDYYKALPPVPPGLPSDLLLRRPDVRQAEAGLQAASARIGVARAARFPSISLTGALGTSSPDLEDLFSPENRFWNLAAGLLAPIYDAGELKAAEEAARARFAREEAAYAKTVLSAFAEVESALAAQKEQREYRELLLKLVEESAATRETAQSRYEQGLSTYLDVLDAQQALYSAQQTLVNSELAIYLNRVTLYRALGGGWPASEKKPKGSESKQE
- a CDS encoding efflux RND transporter periplasmic adaptor subunit, which translates into the protein MSTSPKRNYLRAAVQVLLAGLLLAGGWYGYHWIVNSKPEQKRIKPAQPIPMVRVIRAEKEDAVIHVQGQGTVKPWREIQLVPQVGGKVLWISPSLVDGGAFQKGRILVRLDQEDYRLAVTMAEAQIKNSESALQLLEQESLVARREWELLHANDGDKGASPPPLVVKEPQLAAARARLEADKADLKKAQLQLQRTEISVPFDGRVSQKSVDAGQYVSPGQVLAVLHSIEAVQISVPLADEELRWFNVPGFTQKGGEGSLAKVEARVAGRDMVWQGRVARSEGEMDETTRTVRVVVRVDDPYATTPPLVPGLFVHVAIQGNILPDAFNIPRSALREGDTVWIATPEGAMHFQKVEVSRISEQGVWVTQGLNSGDLVVTSPMKAPTDGMKIRLHEGQNKGSTVIPIPSNTAEGGQS